In Ectothiorhodosinus mongolicus, one DNA window encodes the following:
- a CDS encoding universal stress protein — translation MEKIIACIDGSRSSHSVCDHAAWASLRLQAPLTLLHVIKNVHAEAKADFSGNMVLGGREALLEQMVEAEETRGKLLREQGRAVLADAIERVQAKGIAEPGSLLRNDRVVLAIGDMQEEARLIVVGKQGKDGDMVEQHVGSHLESLIRTMTRPVLVAPLAFNQPERFMIAYDGSAAAQKVLDKVATSPLLKGLEAHVLMVAEDNGDNRAKLDHARSALAAQGFDVQVALRQGAVTDVVCAYRQEQDIQLLAMGAFGHSLLRRWFVGSTTTDMIMRSPIPLLIVR, via the coding sequence ATGGAAAAAATCATCGCTTGCATTGACGGTTCTCGATCATCGCATTCGGTATGTGATCATGCCGCATGGGCCTCGCTGCGCCTTCAGGCACCGTTGACACTGCTGCATGTGATCAAGAATGTGCACGCTGAAGCCAAGGCCGATTTCAGCGGCAATATGGTGCTGGGTGGGCGTGAAGCCTTGCTCGAGCAAATGGTGGAAGCTGAGGAGACGCGCGGCAAGCTTTTGCGGGAGCAAGGTCGTGCTGTGCTGGCTGATGCCATTGAACGCGTGCAAGCCAAAGGTATAGCCGAGCCCGGGAGTTTGCTGCGCAATGACCGCGTGGTGCTGGCCATTGGTGATATGCAGGAAGAAGCGCGTTTGATTGTGGTTGGCAAGCAAGGCAAGGATGGTGACATGGTGGAGCAACATGTCGGCAGCCATTTGGAGAGCTTAATTCGCACAATGACACGCCCGGTATTGGTGGCGCCTCTGGCGTTTAACCAACCCGAACGATTTATGATCGCTTATGACGGCAGCGCCGCCGCTCAAAAAGTGCTGGATAAAGTGGCCACCAGTCCATTGCTCAAAGGTCTTGAGGCGCATGTGCTGATGGTGGCGGAAGACAACGGCGATAATCGCGCCAAATTGGATCATGCACGTAGCGCTCTAGCGGCTCAGGGCTTTGATGTGCAGGTGGCATTGCGTCAAGGCGCCGTCACCGACGTGGTATGCGCCTACCGGCAGGAACAAGACATTCAGCTATTGGCCATGGGTGCGTTCGGACATTCACTATTGCGACGTTGGTTTGTGGGCAGTACGACCACCGACATGATCATGCGCTCTCCTATCCCTTTGTTGATCGTGCGCTAG
- a CDS encoding SulP family inorganic anion transporter, translated as MGFLSLYRPARIRREWFSNVRGDLLAGLVVALALIPEAIAFSIIAGVDPKVGLYASFCIAVVIAFTGGRPGMISAATAAMALLMITLVKEHGLEYLLAATLLTGVLQILAGYLRLGRVLRFISNSVMTGFVNALAILIFLAQLPELIDVTWHVYALTALGLGIIYLFPYLTRSLPSPLVTIVVLTLIAWALQLDIRTVGDMGELPDTLPVFLWPDVPLNWETLWIIFPYSLALAVVGLLESLLTQSIVDDLTDTQTDRNQECKGQGLSNIVAGSFGGMAGCAMIGQSVINIKSGGRGRLSTFTAGVVLLIMVVFLTPLLSMIPMAALVAVMIMVSIGTFNWSSIKNMKRHPLSTNIVMLSTVGVTVFTHNLALGVLTGVLLAALFFANKVSQFMFVGADTDELPDEKTLHRTYRVHGQVFFASVEKFMAAFDYREDLDKVTIDLSRAHFWDISSVAALDKVVVNFRREGTEVEIIGMNQATATIVDKHAVHDKPDAVDRLMGH; from the coding sequence ATGGGTTTTCTGAGTTTGTATCGCCCCGCGCGTATTCGTCGCGAGTGGTTTTCTAATGTCCGGGGAGATCTGCTTGCAGGGCTGGTAGTGGCGCTGGCGCTGATCCCTGAGGCGATTGCTTTTTCCATTATTGCCGGGGTTGATCCCAAGGTGGGGCTCTACGCCTCGTTTTGTATCGCCGTTGTGATCGCCTTTACTGGTGGTCGCCCGGGCATGATTTCTGCCGCGACCGCCGCCATGGCGCTGTTGATGATCACTCTGGTGAAGGAACATGGGCTGGAGTATCTGCTGGCTGCGACTTTATTGACGGGCGTGCTGCAGATTCTCGCCGGCTACCTGCGCCTGGGACGGGTGCTGCGCTTTATCTCTAACTCAGTGATGACCGGTTTTGTGAACGCCCTGGCCATTCTGATTTTCTTGGCGCAATTGCCGGAGCTAATTGATGTCACTTGGCACGTTTATGCGCTGACGGCTCTGGGGTTGGGGATCATTTATTTGTTTCCGTATTTGACCCGCTCCCTACCCTCTCCATTGGTGACCATTGTGGTGCTCACCCTGATTGCTTGGGCGCTTCAGCTGGATATTCGCACCGTGGGGGATATGGGTGAGTTGCCCGATACGCTGCCCGTGTTTTTATGGCCGGATGTGCCACTAAATTGGGAAACCCTGTGGATTATTTTTCCCTATTCACTGGCGCTGGCAGTCGTGGGATTGTTGGAGTCGTTGCTCACCCAAAGTATCGTCGATGATCTGACGGATACACAGACCGATCGTAATCAGGAGTGCAAAGGTCAGGGGCTCTCCAATATTGTCGCGGGTAGCTTTGGTGGAATGGCCGGTTGCGCCATGATTGGTCAGTCGGTGATTAATATTAAATCCGGAGGGCGGGGGCGCTTATCAACATTCACCGCTGGGGTGGTTTTGTTAATCATGGTGGTGTTTTTGACGCCATTACTCAGCATGATCCCGATGGCGGCATTGGTCGCTGTCATGATTATGGTCTCCATCGGCACCTTCAATTGGTCGTCGATCAAGAACATGAAGCGTCATCCCTTGAGCACCAATATCGTCATGCTCAGCACCGTCGGAGTCACCGTGTTCACCCACAACTTGGCTCTGGGTGTCCTGACGGGCGTTTTGCTGGCGGCGCTGTTTTTTGCCAACAAGGTCAGCCAATTCATGTTTGTGGGCGCCGACACGGACGAATTGCCGGATGAAAAAACCTTGCACCGCACCTATCGCGTCCATGGTCAGGTATTTTTCGCCTCCGTCGAGAAATTCATGGCTGCGTTTGATTACCGTGAGGATCTCGACAAGGTCACCATTGACCTGTCGCGCGCGCACTTCTGGGACATCAGCTCAGTGGCTGCGCTGGATAAAGTGGTCGTCAACTTCCGTCGTGAGGGGACCGAGGTGGAAATCATCGGCATGAACCAGGCGACAGCAACCATCGTCGATAAACATGCGGTCCATGACAAACCCGATGCCGTCGATCGGTTGATGGGACATTAA
- a CDS encoding fluoride efflux transporter FluC, whose translation MSTRWQILTAVALGSALGAGLRYVLVIVLLSSGLPGAIWGTLLANVLGSGLIGWYAGRLQHPLHAFQHSTATQQFVMAGFCGGLTTFSFFSLELLSFLLEQQYGFAGLYLATSLTVWVVAAHIGFRRGCK comes from the coding sequence ATGAGCACGCGGTGGCAGATTCTCACCGCGGTGGCCCTAGGCAGTGCTTTGGGTGCAGGTTTGCGCTATGTGCTGGTAATTGTGCTGTTGAGTAGTGGTCTGCCGGGTGCTATCTGGGGAACCTTGCTTGCCAACGTCTTAGGCTCCGGCTTGATTGGCTGGTATGCTGGTCGCCTGCAACATCCGCTGCATGCATTCCAACATTCAACGGCAACTCAGCAGTTTGTGATGGCTGGGTTTTGCGGCGGATTAACAACATTTTCGTTTTTCAGTTTGGAGTTGCTTAGCTTTTTGCTTGAGCAACAGTATGGTTTTGCCGGCTTATATCTCGCTACATCCCTGACGGTATGGGTTGTAGCGGCGCATATCGGTTTTCGAAGGGGCTGTAAGTAA
- the crcB gene encoding fluoride efflux transporter CrcB, giving the protein MEFSVFHLGLVMLGGALGGVARVLLNETVTRLLGSNFPWGTLVVNVTGALLIGALAAIAMVGDTLLPSTAWAFFAIGVLGSYTTVSSFSLQTLTLLQKGARAAALANVLLSVCLCVGAAALGFAVVALLFSGTTA; this is encoded by the coding sequence TTGGAATTCAGCGTTTTTCATCTGGGGTTAGTGATGCTCGGCGGCGCGCTCGGCGGTGTCGCCCGTGTGCTACTCAATGAAACCGTCACGAGACTCTTAGGAAGCAACTTTCCTTGGGGCACTTTGGTGGTCAACGTCACTGGCGCCCTGCTTATCGGCGCCTTGGCAGCGATAGCGATGGTGGGTGACACGCTGCTGCCTTCGACAGCTTGGGCCTTTTTCGCGATAGGGGTCTTGGGCAGTTACACCACGGTATCGTCCTTCAGTCTCCAGACCCTAACTTTGTTACAAAAAGGGGCTCGGGCCGCTGCGTTGGCCAATGTGCTTTTATCCGTTTGCTTGTGTGTCGGCGCCGCGGCATTAGGGTTTGCTGTGGTTGCACTGCTCTTCTCTGGGACAACGGCATGA
- a CDS encoding TonB-dependent receptor: MQKKRSFKLAPLAGAVGLVFAGAQVSTANELDLDISLIIDAVYFNTLSTGNESPAGFSSGHHHHGHSHDHGHGHSHGFDEGFNMGHSEISIEGTLGGALKGVLMLGFNDKEVEVEEAYLQTLGLPNGLQLKAGKFLSGIGYINSQHGHDWDFVDRPLLNEYLFGDHGLQETGIQATWLAPTDTYTLFGLELLQGETSGVANYIGSQGDGRILKDVSGPRLVTGFVKFAPDLGDANAAQFGLSGGYARSYQNTREHSLRNEDWDGTAWFAGVDGVFKHDAGRSYGHGDWRLQGEYFYRAQDVDRRDVAFEGSAVSNVQSFTNKQDGLYIQGVYGIAPRWEAGLRAEALGFTNKVGRGDGKTEDTSYRYSAQLTFRPMEPVFLRAQLSSIDFADDDHSHGNGLEFMLQLNVALGAHGAHRF, from the coding sequence ATGCAGAAAAAGCGTTCATTCAAACTCGCGCCACTGGCAGGCGCGGTGGGGCTGGTATTTGCCGGCGCGCAGGTCAGTACCGCTAACGAGCTGGATTTGGATATTTCACTGATCATCGATGCGGTGTACTTCAACACCTTAAGCACAGGCAATGAATCCCCGGCAGGCTTCAGTAGCGGGCATCACCATCATGGCCATAGCCATGATCACGGCCACGGTCACAGCCATGGTTTTGATGAAGGCTTCAACATGGGGCACTCGGAAATCTCTATCGAAGGCACCCTCGGCGGCGCCCTAAAAGGCGTCCTGATGCTCGGCTTTAACGATAAAGAAGTGGAAGTCGAGGAAGCTTATCTGCAGACCTTAGGACTACCCAATGGCTTGCAGCTGAAAGCGGGTAAGTTCCTCTCGGGCATTGGCTACATCAACAGCCAGCACGGACATGATTGGGACTTCGTGGATCGTCCGCTGTTGAACGAGTATCTGTTTGGCGATCATGGCCTGCAGGAAACCGGCATTCAGGCCACTTGGTTGGCCCCCACTGATACCTACACTTTGTTTGGCCTTGAGCTCTTGCAGGGCGAAACCAGTGGTGTGGCCAACTACATCGGCTCGCAAGGTGATGGACGCATCCTCAAAGACGTCAGCGGCCCCCGCCTGGTTACGGGCTTCGTGAAATTTGCCCCTGATTTGGGCGATGCCAACGCCGCTCAATTCGGACTTTCCGGCGGCTATGCTCGCAGTTATCAAAATACCCGTGAGCATTCGTTGCGCAATGAGGACTGGGATGGCACGGCTTGGTTTGCTGGCGTTGACGGCGTATTCAAGCACGATGCTGGCCGCAGCTATGGCCATGGCGATTGGCGTTTGCAAGGTGAGTATTTTTATCGTGCGCAGGATGTGGACCGTCGCGATGTGGCATTCGAGGGGAGTGCGGTGTCCAATGTTCAAAGTTTCACCAACAAACAAGATGGACTCTACATCCAAGGGGTTTATGGCATCGCTCCTCGTTGGGAAGCTGGCTTGCGCGCCGAGGCGCTGGGCTTTACCAATAAAGTCGGTCGAGGAGACGGTAAAACTGAAGATACATCCTACCGCTACAGTGCTCAGCTGACTTTCCGCCCCATGGAGCCGGTGTTCCTGAGGGCGCAGCTCAGCAGTATCGACTTTGCCGATGACGACCACAGCCACGGCAATGGCTTGGAATTCATGTTGCAACTGAATGTGGCTCTGGGTGCGCATGGCGCACATCGCTTCTGA
- a CDS encoding metal ABC transporter substrate-binding protein, producing MTHLLPKTLPSLVLGIFLLLLIWALPGTVVAQGLQIVTTTSTLGMLAREIGGDAVQVRVLAPPDRDPHYLDARPSFMAALRRADLLVEMGADLEEGWLPVVQTSAGNPRILNGREGHFKASSHLQLRRSITMDGPNLGHVHAEGNPHFHVDPLRIAAVAMPLAAHMGTLAPQQESAFMARAEQIAMRIRSHAAELREQVSVGRLLMTYHEDLDYLEEWLPVALVGHLEPLPGIPPSARHLRTLVTELAELRPGVVIHAEYQPARGARFLQQELGWEAKSVRMEPPADARLEDYLDLMQHWVDALK from the coding sequence TTGACTCATCTTCTGCCGAAAACTTTGCCCAGCCTTGTGCTGGGCATTTTTTTACTACTGTTGATCTGGGCGTTACCCGGAACGGTCGTAGCGCAAGGACTGCAAATCGTCACCACCACCTCGACCTTGGGCATGCTGGCCCGAGAAATCGGTGGCGATGCGGTGCAGGTTCGTGTGCTGGCGCCGCCGGATCGTGACCCCCACTATCTGGATGCACGCCCCAGCTTCATGGCAGCGCTTAGGCGTGCCGACCTGCTGGTGGAAATGGGTGCCGATCTAGAAGAGGGCTGGTTACCGGTGGTGCAAACCAGCGCTGGGAACCCGCGCATCCTCAACGGCCGCGAGGGACATTTTAAGGCCTCTTCCCATCTGCAACTGCGCCGTTCCATCACCATGGATGGCCCCAATCTGGGTCATGTCCATGCCGAGGGCAATCCTCATTTTCACGTGGACCCGCTGCGCATTGCCGCTGTGGCTATGCCTTTGGCAGCGCATATGGGCACGCTCGCCCCCCAACAAGAGTCCGCCTTCATGGCCCGCGCCGAACAAATAGCCATGCGCATTCGCAGCCATGCGGCAGAACTTCGCGAGCAGGTCAGTGTGGGACGCTTGTTAATGACCTATCACGAAGATCTAGACTACCTGGAGGAATGGCTGCCGGTGGCCTTGGTTGGTCATTTGGAGCCGCTGCCCGGCATTCCACCCTCGGCGCGGCATTTGCGCACTTTGGTGACCGAACTGGCTGAACTGCGCCCCGGGGTGGTCATCCATGCCGAGTATCAGCCCGCACGCGGCGCCCGATTCTTGCAGCAAGAGCTGGGTTGGGAGGCAAAGTCCGTGCGCATGGAGCCCCCGGCTGATGCACGGCTGGAGGATTATCTGGATCTGATGCAACATTGGGTCGATGCGCTCAAGTAA
- a CDS encoding ATP-binding cassette domain-containing protein, translating into MSPSPLLQVQQGVFGFSKAVFGPVTLSLQRGDCLSLMSPNGSGKSLLLQTLAGKLSLLQGQLIHAADLKFGFLAQEHARPRPWPLSSEDWLVLMGSDPFSHPLLDRLRGRRLDQLSGGQWQFLRLASVLNLPVPLLLLDEPANHLDTEVRDASIELIQQCSAGKVVLMSTHDADFAAAVGFPITSVSALVDQS; encoded by the coding sequence GTGTCGCCGAGCCCCTTGCTGCAAGTGCAGCAGGGGGTATTTGGGTTTTCCAAAGCCGTATTCGGGCCAGTGACACTGAGCTTACAACGGGGCGACTGCTTGAGCTTGATGTCGCCCAACGGCAGCGGCAAGTCGCTGCTGCTACAAACCTTGGCCGGCAAACTGTCCTTACTCCAAGGTCAACTCATCCATGCTGCGGATCTGAAGTTTGGATTTTTGGCACAAGAGCATGCACGACCCCGACCTTGGCCGCTATCCAGCGAAGACTGGCTGGTATTGATGGGGTCTGACCCCTTTAGTCATCCCCTGTTAGATCGCCTGAGGGGCCGTCGGCTGGATCAATTAAGCGGCGGCCAGTGGCAGTTTTTGCGCTTGGCATCGGTGTTGAATCTGCCGGTGCCCCTATTGCTGCTGGATGAACCTGCCAACCATCTCGATACTGAGGTGCGCGATGCCAGCATCGAGCTTATTCAGCAGTGCTCGGCGGGTAAAGTGGTGTTGATGTCCACACATGACGCTGATTTTGCCGCCGCCGTGGGATTTCCCATCACCTCGGTCAGTGCTTTGGTGGATCAATCGTGA
- a CDS encoding ABC transporter has product MAFATGLGMAAVLGLASAGLFLRGSIWQALAVSQWSALGGVFASTLALPILPVALGTAALAIAFLHWKNDAQRWPMLLFLGGIAGVMLLAGNFGQAELAAARWAEGQLYFVTRDLSLVALLVLVASAILFPRLLRQWLLTQAGPDLGKGTRLSLSALLLEASWWTCVIVLGTVTMGLPASLALLLLPAWAATPIARHARGFVLTSLVIAVFSYVLAWFTALYFDQAFAPVLVACLILITAVMHLGRRLNIVPGA; this is encoded by the coding sequence ATGGCATTTGCCACTGGCTTAGGCATGGCAGCGGTGCTGGGGCTGGCCAGTGCCGGGTTGTTTCTGCGGGGTTCCATTTGGCAAGCACTGGCGGTGAGTCAATGGTCGGCGCTGGGCGGCGTGTTTGCCAGCACCCTGGCCCTACCGATACTGCCTGTGGCGCTAGGAACCGCCGCCTTGGCGATTGCTTTTTTGCATTGGAAAAATGATGCGCAGCGTTGGCCCATGCTGCTGTTTCTGGGGGGTATCGCGGGCGTGATGTTACTGGCCGGTAACTTTGGTCAAGCTGAGCTGGCGGCAGCGCGCTGGGCCGAGGGCCAATTGTATTTTGTGACGCGTGATTTGAGCCTAGTGGCGCTCTTAGTACTAGTCGCTAGTGCGATTCTCTTCCCGCGGCTGTTGCGACAATGGTTGCTCACTCAGGCTGGGCCTGATCTTGGCAAAGGAACTCGCCTGAGTCTGAGTGCGCTGCTTCTTGAGGCCAGCTGGTGGACGTGTGTGATTGTCTTGGGGACGGTCACCATGGGCCTACCTGCCTCACTCGCGTTATTACTGTTACCGGCTTGGGCGGCGACGCCCATCGCCCGCCACGCCCGCGGCTTTGTGCTGACATCGTTGGTGATTGCAGTCTTCAGCTATGTGCTTGCGTGGTTCACGGCCCTGTATTTCGACCAAGCTTTTGCCCCTGTTTTGGTGGCCTGCTTAATACTGATCACCGCTGTCATGCATTTGGGCCGACGCCTAAACATCGTGCCCGGAGCTTGA
- a CDS encoding ABC1 kinase family protein, which produces MSAPSKPPASPRGKAVPSSRLSRLWHLGMATGSLAAGLGTKGLMEISRRQPSQRGPIELAPAQMRRFTERLAQMRGAVMKMGQLMSMDGSDLLSPEIAEILGTLRHDAEPMPLGQLAATLKNAYGKGWESGFVQMQLQPIAAASIGQVHRVKTADGRELALKIQFPGVRRSIDSDIRNLRFLLTTFPLLPRDLDIAPMLEEARLMLHRETDYGAEADAMRRYADRVGTHEHLRVPRPHEDLTTPEILAMDFLQGESVERVMQQGAERQHRDLIAQLLVELSFRELFEFGLVQTDPNFANYLYDRPTRRLSLLDFGAAQSVEAQWVECYRQLARAARADDRAGIREGCEALGYIDAHTPREDANEMIDLLRLSGEPVRQSGAYDFGQSDLFERVYYRGRELFMDNRFRRTPVPGTLFLHRKFMGTFMLCRKLRASVDIHGMLEPYL; this is translated from the coding sequence ATGTCAGCCCCCAGCAAACCGCCCGCCTCGCCACGTGGCAAGGCTGTTCCTAGCTCGCGCCTGAGCCGGCTCTGGCACCTGGGCATGGCCACCGGTTCGTTGGCAGCAGGCCTTGGCACCAAAGGCTTAATGGAAATCAGTCGCCGCCAACCCAGTCAGCGCGGTCCAATCGAACTAGCACCGGCACAAATGCGCCGCTTTACCGAAAGACTGGCGCAGATGCGCGGCGCAGTGATGAAGATGGGCCAGTTGATGTCCATGGATGGCAGTGATCTGCTGAGTCCAGAGATCGCGGAAATACTGGGCACTTTGCGTCATGATGCCGAGCCCATGCCGCTGGGCCAGTTGGCTGCCACATTGAAGAATGCCTATGGAAAAGGCTGGGAAAGCGGTTTTGTGCAGATGCAACTCCAGCCCATTGCCGCAGCCTCGATTGGCCAAGTGCATCGAGTGAAAACTGCTGATGGGCGGGAACTGGCACTGAAAATCCAGTTTCCCGGCGTGCGCCGCAGTATCGATAGCGATATCCGCAACCTACGTTTTTTATTGACCACCTTTCCACTGCTGCCGCGCGACTTGGATATTGCACCGATGCTTGAAGAGGCTCGCCTGATGCTGCATCGTGAGACCGACTATGGGGCAGAAGCTGATGCCATGCGGCGCTACGCGGATCGAGTTGGTACGCATGAGCATCTACGCGTACCGCGCCCCCATGAAGATCTGACCACCCCGGAAATTTTGGCGATGGATTTTTTGCAGGGGGAGTCAGTCGAGCGCGTCATGCAACAGGGCGCTGAGCGTCAGCATCGGGATTTGATCGCGCAGCTGCTGGTGGAACTGAGTTTTCGTGAGCTCTTTGAATTCGGCTTGGTACAGACCGATCCCAATTTTGCCAATTATCTGTATGACCGGCCGACTCGGCGGCTCAGCCTGCTGGATTTCGGCGCTGCGCAAAGTGTTGAAGCGCAGTGGGTGGAATGCTATCGCCAGCTCGCGCGTGCGGCGCGGGCCGATGACCGAGCGGGTATTCGCGAGGGCTGTGAAGCGCTGGGCTATATCGATGCGCACACGCCACGCGAGGATGCCAACGAGATGATCGATTTGCTGCGACTCTCAGGGGAGCCGGTCAGACAATCCGGAGCCTATGACTTCGGCCAATCTGATCTGTTCGAGCGCGTCTACTATCGCGGCCGAGAATTATTCATGGACAATCGTTTTCGCCGCACCCCAGTTCCCGGCACCTTGTTTTTGCATCGCAAATTCATGGGCACTTTTATGCTTTGTCGTAAACTGCGAGCATCGGTCGATATTCATGGGATGCTGGAGCCCTATTTATGA
- a CDS encoding thioredoxin family protein, with translation MNSILTPMTKTLSGWGVCLLATLFLVAMTPAEARERIEYPEWFVQGFYDLRGDLEAAGDRGKQGIALFFSAETCLHCVAMARRTFQDETVVERFAAQFDVMAIDVFSDVDITDLSGELIRARELSERERATFTPTLLFINQQGERMLRHVGFADPERMHLILDFLASDSWQSMSLREFAALEQPPRPSPASPHALVPQFQQAPADLNAQRRANPKPAVVLFNRDDCEECRRLSQLILQHPEVQAELQGFYTLELNSDALGQVVLPDGQHGSAQSLAAALDLTHRPGLVFFAEDGSEAFRMDSTWLIDHDGHLPSETRDDHLQSFLARLDYVRSGAYRDWPQYQRWRAQRDRND, from the coding sequence ATGAACAGCATATTAACGCCGATGACAAAAACGCTCAGCGGCTGGGGTGTGTGCTTATTGGCCACTTTGTTTTTGGTGGCAATGACTCCGGCAGAAGCACGCGAGCGTATCGAATACCCCGAATGGTTTGTGCAGGGCTTTTACGATCTGCGCGGAGATCTAGAGGCAGCGGGTGATCGCGGCAAACAGGGCATTGCTTTGTTTTTTAGTGCCGAAACCTGCCTGCATTGTGTCGCTATGGCGCGGCGTACCTTTCAAGATGAGACCGTGGTAGAGCGCTTTGCGGCGCAATTTGATGTCATGGCCATCGATGTGTTTAGTGATGTCGATATCACCGATTTATCGGGTGAGCTGATTCGCGCCCGAGAACTGTCAGAGCGAGAACGCGCCACATTCACTCCAACCCTGTTATTCATCAATCAACAAGGTGAGCGCATGCTGCGTCATGTGGGTTTTGCCGATCCCGAGCGCATGCATTTAATCCTCGACTTTCTGGCCTCAGACTCTTGGCAATCCATGTCTTTGCGTGAATTTGCTGCACTGGAACAGCCGCCTAGGCCGAGTCCGGCTAGCCCCCATGCCTTAGTGCCCCAATTTCAGCAGGCGCCAGCCGATCTAAACGCCCAGCGACGCGCCAACCCCAAGCCCGCAGTGGTCTTGTTTAACCGAGATGATTGCGAGGAGTGTCGGCGGCTTAGTCAGCTGATTTTGCAGCATCCCGAGGTGCAAGCTGAACTTCAGGGTTTCTACACGCTCGAACTCAACAGCGATGCGCTTGGTCAGGTCGTATTGCCCGACGGGCAACATGGCTCGGCACAGTCTTTGGCCGCCGCGTTGGATTTGACGCATCGTCCGGGTCTGGTATTTTTTGCAGAGGATGGTTCGGAAGCCTTTCGCATGGATAGCACTTGGTTGATTGATCATGACGGACATCTGCCTAGCGAAACCCGTGATGATCATTTGCAGAGCTTTTTGGCGCGCCTTGACTATGTGCGAAGCGGGGCTTATCGCGACTGGCCGCAATATCAGCGCTGGCGGGCACAACGCGATCGCAATGATTAA
- a CDS encoding SAM-dependent methyltransferase, which translates to MSAEHEQAIVLPEARASWLALAIYRYFKDFRYGTLRFRVDGQNYLIEGAEPGPEAHIHLHNPMRVLKKVARRGDTGLAEAYMDGDWDSGNLTELLFWGARNFHSLSETLGAKGLVRWVLRLKHMLRSNTRKGSRRNIEAHYDLGNDFYAQWLDPSMTYSSALFKHEDEPLEQAQTNKYARLLESLNAKPGDHILEVGCGWGGFAEYAAKQGMRVTGITLSREQLAWARERMAKAGLSDRVDLRLQDYRDLNERFDHVVSIEMFEAVGEAYWGTYFKMLHKVIRPGGRIALQIITINDKDFETYRLSADFIQLYIFPGGMLPSPGVLRQLVDEKGFTQIACDCFGQDYAQTLAQWHERCNAHAAAIRDRFDERFLRMWRYYLSYCEAGFRDGCIDLCQLVLQKPQAAT; encoded by the coding sequence GTGAGCGCTGAACACGAACAGGCGATTGTGCTGCCAGAGGCCAGAGCCTCATGGTTGGCTTTGGCCATTTATCGTTATTTCAAGGATTTTCGCTACGGCACACTGCGTTTTCGCGTCGATGGCCAGAATTATCTGATTGAAGGGGCCGAACCCGGGCCCGAAGCCCATATCCACCTGCACAATCCCATGCGCGTTTTGAAAAAAGTCGCGCGCCGCGGAGACACGGGCCTGGCTGAGGCTTACATGGATGGTGACTGGGACTCAGGCAACCTGACGGAACTGTTGTTTTGGGGTGCGCGCAATTTTCATTCGCTGAGTGAGACCCTAGGAGCCAAGGGCCTGGTGCGCTGGGTGCTGCGCTTAAAACACATGCTGCGCAGCAATACGCGCAAGGGAAGCAGACGCAACATCGAAGCGCATTACGATCTAGGTAATGATTTTTATGCGCAATGGCTGGACCCCAGCATGACCTACTCCAGCGCCCTCTTCAAACATGAAGATGAGCCATTGGAGCAAGCGCAAACCAACAAATATGCGCGCTTGCTAGAGTCTTTAAATGCCAAGCCCGGCGACCATATTCTTGAGGTTGGCTGCGGCTGGGGTGGCTTTGCTGAGTACGCCGCCAAGCAGGGCATGCGCGTCACCGGCATTACTTTATCGCGCGAACAACTGGCTTGGGCCCGTGAGCGTATGGCCAAGGCAGGTCTTAGCGATCGAGTGGATTTACGACTGCAGGATTACCGCGATCTGAACGAACGGTTTGATCACGTAGTCAGCATCGAGATGTTCGAAGCGGTGGGTGAGGCCTATTGGGGCACTTATTTCAAAATGCTGCACAAAGTGATTCGCCCAGGTGGCCGCATCGCCTTGCAGATAATCACCATCAATGACAAAGATTTTGAGACCTACCGACTGTCAGCAGATTTCATTCAGCTGTACATTTTTCCCGGCGGCATGCTGCCCTCACCGGGTGTTTTGCGCCAACTGGTCGATGAAAAAGGGTTTACGCAAATCGCCTGTGATTGTTTTGGACAAGACTATGCCCAAACATTGGCACAATGGCATGAACGCTGTAACGCCCATGCCGCGGCTATTCGTGACCGCTTTGATGAGCGCTTTTTGAGAATGTGGCGATACTATCTGTCCTATTGCGAAGCCGGTTTTCGGGATGGGTGTATCGATCTGTGTCAGCTGGTACTGCAAAAACCGCAAGCTGCGACATAA